In Brienomyrus brachyistius isolate T26 chromosome 14, BBRACH_0.4, whole genome shotgun sequence, the following proteins share a genomic window:
- the LOC125707849 gene encoding neuroendocrine protein 7B2, whose product MGSSARPVHTAVLGALLCCAAFTSGRSTRAVDQVSEADLQRLLHGIIEELGIARPRVEYPAHQATNIVGPQSIQGGAHEGLQHLGPYGNIPNIVAELTGDNVPKDFSEDEGYPDPPNPCPLGKTESDGCLENFPNTAKFNREFQQRQHLFDSAHPYPQLAKWNKELLFEKFKGGPKRRKRSVNPFLMGQRLDNVVAKKSVPHFPEDEVEPTVTSPEKM is encoded by the exons ATGGGTTCCTCTGCCAGGCCGGTGCACACAGCTGTACTGGGCGCGCTGTTGTGCTGCGCTGCGTTCACTTCCGGCCGCAGCACCCGTGCGGTGGACCAGGTATCGGAGGCTGATCTCCAGCGTCTGCTGCACGGCATTATCGAGGAGCTGGGTATCGCACGTCCCAGGGTGGAATATCCTGCTCACCAGGCCACTAACATCGTTGGACCACAAAGCATCCAAG GTGGTGCTCATGAGGGGCTCCAGCACTTGGGACCTTATGGAAACATTCCCAACATAGTTGCAGAGCTAACCGGGGACAATGTCCCTAAGGACTTCAGTGAGGATGAGGGCTATCCGGACCCTCCAAATCCTTGTCCTTTGGGCAAGACTG AGTCAGACGGTTGCCTGGAGAACTTTCCCAACACGGCCAAGTTTAACAGGGAGTTCCAGCAGCGCCAACACTTGTTTGATTCGGCGCACCCATACCCGCAGCTGGCCAAGTGG AACAAGGAGCTCTTGTTTGAGAAATTCAAGGGTGGACCAAAGAGAAGAAAGAGG AGTGTCAATCCCTTCTTGATGGGACAGAGGCTGGACAATGTGGTGGCCAAGAAATCTGTGCCCCATTTCCCGGAGGATGAGGTGGAACCGACTGTCACCAGTCCAGAGAAAATGTGA
- the LOC125707850 gene encoding gremlin-1-like — translation MNRTARAFCALAFVTGLLSCQADGKGNRGSQGAIPHPEKNNPNESEHQPQPPQPGPGSRGRGRGSAVPAEEVLESSQEALHVTERRYLKRDWCKTQPLKQTIHEEGCVSRTIINRFCYGQCNSFYIPRHVRREEGAFQSCSFCKPKRFTTMTFTLNCPDQQPPTKKRRVQRVKQCRCISIDLD, via the coding sequence ATGAACAGAACTGCGCGCGCGTTCTGTGCTTTGGCATTCGTTACGGGGCTGCTTTCCTGCCAGGCAGACGGCAAGGGGAATCGTGGATCACAGGGCGCCATCCCTCATCCAGAAAAAAACAACCCCAACGAATCGGAGCATCAGCCGCAGCCACCGCAACCGGGTCCCGGGTCCCGGGGCAGAGGAAGGGGGTCTGCCGTGCCTGCAGAGGAAGTTTTGGAGTCAAGCCAAGAAGCCTTGCATGTCACCGAGCGTCGCTACCTGAAACGGGACTGGTGCAAGACCCAGCCGCTAAAGCAGACTATCCACGAGGAAGGGTGCGTCAGTCGCACTATCATTAACAGGTTCTGCTATGGGCAATGCAACTCCTTTTACATACCCAGGCACGTTCGCAGAGAAGAAGGCGCCTTCCAATCTTGCTCCTTCTGCAAGCCTAAAAGGTTTACCACCATGACTTTCACTCTGAACTGTCCGGACCAACAACCCCCCACCAAAAAGAGACGCGTTCAGCGCGTAAAGCAGTGCCGATGTATTTCGATTGACCTGGACTAG